A window of Halomonas sp. H10-9-1 contains these coding sequences:
- a CDS encoding RNA-guided endonuclease TnpB family protein, which translates to MLKATKVRLYPTTEQAEFLNRQFGAVRFVYNTGLRIMSHRYKRHGQSLSAKHDIKKLLPVAKRSRQYGWLKDADSMALQQSCINLDQAFQRFFDPKQKAGYPRFKSKRGKQSSYHCVGVKAGDNWIKVPKLGPIKANVHRPVDGKLKSITLSRTVTGKHYASLLFDTDQAAPAPTMDVDTSRVVGLDMGLSHLAIDSNGRKVANPRFLKKAQENLKRKQQALSRTKKGSARRAKARLLVAKAHERVANARNDFQHKLSRQIVDDNQAVIVETLKVRNMMKNARLAKHIGDASWHALMTKLDYKAREQGKHLVKIDPWFASSKTCHVCQHKMDAMPLSVRSWECPACHTQHDRDINAALNIKQQGIIQLKAEGLSVSAHGGLRKSGTSSAAA; encoded by the coding sequence ATGCTGAAGGCTACCAAGGTACGACTCTACCCCACGACCGAGCAGGCGGAATTTTTGAACCGCCAGTTCGGCGCGGTGCGTTTCGTCTACAACACCGGCCTTCGCATCATGTCGCATCGCTACAAGCGCCACGGCCAGTCGCTGAGCGCCAAGCACGACATCAAGAAGTTGCTGCCGGTGGCCAAGAGGTCCCGCCAGTATGGCTGGCTGAAAGACGCGGATTCCATGGCTCTCCAGCAGTCGTGCATCAATCTCGACCAAGCCTTCCAGCGTTTCTTCGACCCCAAGCAGAAGGCCGGCTATCCGCGCTTCAAGAGCAAGCGGGGCAAGCAGTCCAGCTATCACTGCGTCGGCGTCAAGGCCGGCGACAACTGGATCAAGGTGCCCAAACTGGGGCCGATCAAGGCCAACGTTCACCGGCCTGTTGACGGCAAGCTCAAGAGCATCACGCTGTCGCGCACGGTCACCGGCAAGCACTACGCCTCGCTGCTCTTTGATACCGACCAGGCGGCCCCCGCGCCGACCATGGACGTTGATACCTCTCGCGTCGTCGGACTGGACATGGGGCTATCCCATCTTGCTATCGACTCAAATGGTCGCAAGGTCGCCAATCCACGCTTCCTCAAGAAGGCGCAAGAGAACCTCAAGCGCAAGCAGCAGGCGCTGTCCCGCACGAAGAAGGGCAGCGCCCGCCGGGCCAAGGCACGGTTACTCGTCGCCAAGGCGCATGAGCGGGTCGCCAATGCCCGCAACGACTTCCAGCACAAGCTCTCTCGACAGATCGTTGACGATAACCAAGCGGTGATCGTCGAGACGCTGAAGGTCCGCAACATGATGAAAAACGCCCGCCTCGCCAAGCACATCGGCGATGCGTCTTGGCATGCCTTGATGACCAAGCTGGACTACAAGGCCAGGGAGCAGGGCAAGCATCTGGTCAAGATTGACCCGTGGTTTGCCAGCTCCAAGACCTGCCATGTCTGCCAGCACAAGATGGACGCCATGCCGTTGAGCGTCCGGTCGTGGGAGTGCCCCGCCTGCCACACACAGCACGACCGGGACATCAACGCGGCGTTGAACATCAAGCAGCAAGGCATCATCCAGTTGAAGGCGGAAGGGCTGTCCGTCTCTGCCCATGGAGGCTTGCGTAAGTCCGGCACATCGTCGGCAGCTGCCTGA
- a CDS encoding IS1380 family transposase, which translates to MPNVKFRASRRTLTSHAGLSIIGQCFEIAGVDSIDSRFPTTLGMRTSDVIKSYLGLLCLGMSDYDAVENFRRDKPFQQLLTLQKVPSTATLRQRLEKLAANDLQARTATWSTTLLSLVEAPITAETTHVCLDIDTFVMDNSNSKKEGVSRTYQKVDGYTPIAAYLGNEGWCLGLELRPGKQHTMKESNAFLERVLPRAQGLTEQPILLREDSGFDSQAHLALLEQQRQVFADEGRRLDYVVKWNPRGSATADQDTWLAVAADYWEELRPGKRQALWTQTVSIHDDNKTEYVVQRVMRLVERTADRDGQLLLEPDYELEGWWTSLDEAPEAVIKRYQAHATHEQFHSEIKTDLDLERLPSGKFATNDLILHLAQLAYNILRLMGQLGMTGELSPVRHPAKRRRIRTVLQELVHRAALVIHKARQIILDFGQDIGRMTVLNTLRSRLRYPRGTPC; encoded by the coding sequence ATGCCCAACGTCAAGTTCCGCGCCAGTCGCCGCACCCTCACCAGCCACGCCGGGCTGTCCATCATCGGGCAATGCTTCGAGATCGCTGGCGTCGACAGCATCGACAGCCGCTTCCCCACCACGCTGGGCATGCGCACCAGTGACGTGATCAAGAGCTACCTGGGCCTGCTGTGTCTGGGCATGAGCGACTATGACGCTGTCGAGAACTTCCGCCGCGACAAGCCCTTCCAACAGCTGCTGACCCTGCAAAAGGTGCCGAGCACGGCGACGCTGCGACAGCGGCTGGAGAAACTTGCCGCTAACGACCTGCAGGCGCGCACCGCCACCTGGTCCACGACCCTGCTGTCACTGGTCGAGGCACCGATCACCGCCGAGACGACGCACGTCTGCCTGGACATCGACACCTTCGTCATGGACAACAGCAACTCGAAGAAGGAAGGCGTCTCGCGGACTTACCAGAAGGTCGATGGCTACACCCCGATCGCCGCCTATCTGGGCAACGAAGGGTGGTGCCTGGGTCTGGAACTGCGTCCTGGCAAGCAGCACACCATGAAGGAGAGCAACGCCTTCCTGGAGCGGGTACTGCCTCGCGCCCAAGGCCTGACCGAGCAACCGATCCTGTTACGCGAGGACAGCGGCTTCGACAGCCAGGCGCACCTGGCGCTTCTCGAACAGCAGCGCCAGGTCTTTGCCGACGAGGGGCGCCGGCTCGACTATGTCGTCAAATGGAACCCGCGCGGCTCGGCCACGGCCGATCAGGATACCTGGTTGGCTGTGGCGGCGGACTACTGGGAAGAGCTGCGTCCTGGCAAGCGCCAGGCGCTGTGGACGCAGACCGTCTCGATCCACGACGACAACAAGACCGAATACGTCGTCCAACGCGTGATGCGCCTGGTCGAGCGCACCGCCGATCGCGATGGCCAGTTGCTGCTCGAACCGGACTATGAGTTGGAAGGCTGGTGGACCAGCCTGGACGAGGCGCCGGAGGCGGTGATCAAGCGCTATCAGGCGCATGCCACTCACGAGCAATTCCACAGCGAGATCAAGACGGATCTCGACCTGGAGCGGCTGCCGTCGGGCAAGTTCGCCACCAACGATCTGATCCTGCATCTCGCCCAGCTGGCCTACAACATCCTGCGGCTGATGGGGCAGCTGGGCATGACCGGCGAGCTGAGCCCGGTGCGCCATCCCGCCAAGCGGCGGCGGATCCGCACCGTGCTACAAGAGCTGGTGCATCGTGCGGCGCTCGTGATTCACAAGGCGCGGCAGATCATCCTCGACTTCGGGCAGGACATCGGACGCATGACGGTGTTGAACACCTTGCGAAGCCGCCTGCGCTATCCCCGAGGCACGCCATGCTGA
- a CDS encoding NUDIX hydrolase, with protein MPVCHPLPDDAGQPVILKAPSTPSPLPCWDDPTAIASVVSQGPLPAQLNGLALAPWRAAGNAPTAAPWLAASELPGETPPLVVSPGKAPAAGAVVMEPDGRVWVVHPSNAFGGYRATFPKGKREPGLSLEQTAIKETFEEAGLVIALTRWLVDVPRSTSVTRYFLARRLGGTPAAMGWESQAVSLVPIARLHEVLHHPNDKPLLAELYPESVRPAPRNASNLLNCMAI; from the coding sequence ATGCCAGTGTGCCACCCCCTTCCCGACGACGCCGGGCAACCGGTGATCCTGAAGGCGCCCTCCACGCCCAGCCCCCTGCCCTGCTGGGACGACCCCACGGCGATTGCCAGCGTGGTGTCGCAAGGCCCACTGCCGGCGCAGCTCAACGGGCTGGCACTCGCGCCGTGGCGCGCGGCCGGCAACGCGCCCACCGCCGCGCCATGGCTTGCAGCCAGCGAACTCCCGGGCGAAACACCACCGCTGGTGGTCTCACCGGGCAAGGCCCCCGCCGCGGGTGCCGTGGTCATGGAGCCCGACGGCCGGGTGTGGGTGGTGCACCCCAGTAATGCCTTCGGCGGCTACCGGGCGACCTTCCCCAAGGGCAAGCGGGAACCGGGGCTGAGCCTCGAGCAGACCGCCATCAAGGAGACCTTCGAGGAGGCCGGCCTGGTCATCGCCCTGACCCGCTGGCTGGTCGACGTGCCACGCTCCACCAGCGTGACCCGCTACTTCCTGGCACGCCGGCTGGGCGGCACGCCGGCCGCCATGGGCTGGGAGAGCCAGGCGGTGAGCCTGGTGCCCATCGCACGCCTTCACGAGGTGCTGCATCACCCCAACGACAAGCCATTGCTGGCGGAGCTGTATCCTGAATCCGTGAGACCAGCCCCCAGGAATGCTTCTAACCTACTGAACTGCATGGCAATATAG
- the istA gene encoding IS21 family transposase has product MSQRQQGQTQEVAAAKAGLSVRTARRLERRAESSEPQASRHWRTRPDPFAEVWETALVPQLAATPSLQALTLLEWLQEQHPGQYPDSLLRTLQRRVKGWRAAHGPEKEVMFPQTHGPGLRGLSDFTELKGIVITVAGELLDHRLYHFRLAYSGWCYVRVVLGGESYPALAEGLTRALERLGGVPAEHRTDSLSAAFRNLGREAEADLTERYAALCAHYGMTATRNNPGRGHENASIESPHGHFKRRLQQRLTLRGSQDFASLDDYQAFLDEVTTAINRRNAARITVERGALQPLPSRPGTDYSEVTVRVTTSSTIQVRKVLYSVPSRLIGENLRVHLYDDRLVLHHAQQALLTLRRLHATPESGRLRVIDYRHVIGWLVRKPRALAGLTFRDDLLPSAEWRELYARLTAALPVAEACKRIVGALALAAEQDQAEAIASYWLGALARGKSPTLAELQARFAATPSATLVFPQVTQHDIASYNHLVPSVPTTEVGCHA; this is encoded by the coding sequence ATGTCGCAACGTCAACAAGGCCAGACCCAGGAGGTAGCCGCCGCCAAGGCCGGCCTCTCCGTTAGAACCGCTCGCCGCCTCGAACGCCGGGCCGAGTCCTCCGAGCCGCAGGCATCACGACACTGGCGAACCCGGCCCGACCCCTTCGCTGAGGTGTGGGAGACCGCACTCGTCCCCCAGCTGGCCGCCACCCCGAGCTTGCAAGCCCTGACCCTGCTGGAGTGGCTACAGGAGCAGCACCCCGGCCAGTATCCGGATAGCTTGCTGCGTACCCTGCAGCGTCGAGTCAAGGGCTGGCGAGCCGCGCATGGCCCGGAGAAAGAGGTGATGTTCCCGCAAACCCATGGCCCCGGGCTGCGCGGCCTCTCCGACTTCACCGAACTCAAGGGGATTGTCATTACCGTGGCAGGGGAGCTGCTTGATCACCGGCTCTACCACTTCCGCCTGGCCTACAGCGGCTGGTGTTATGTCCGGGTGGTGCTCGGTGGCGAGAGCTACCCGGCGCTGGCTGAAGGCCTGACCCGTGCGCTGGAGCGCCTTGGCGGTGTCCCCGCGGAGCACCGCACCGACAGCTTGTCGGCGGCCTTCCGCAACCTCGGCCGGGAGGCGGAAGCCGACCTCACCGAGCGTTATGCTGCCCTGTGCGCTCACTACGGCATGACGGCCACCCGTAATAACCCAGGGCGCGGCCATGAAAACGCCAGCATCGAGTCGCCACATGGCCACTTCAAGCGGCGCCTGCAACAGCGCCTGACGCTGCGCGGCTCCCAGGACTTCGCTAGCCTCGATGACTACCAGGCCTTCCTCGATGAGGTGACCACCGCGATCAACCGCCGCAACGCGGCCCGGATCACCGTCGAGCGTGGCGCGCTACAGCCACTGCCCAGCCGGCCCGGTACCGACTACAGCGAGGTGACGGTGCGCGTCACTACCTCCAGCACTATCCAGGTGCGCAAGGTGCTCTACTCGGTGCCGTCCCGGCTGATCGGCGAGAACCTGCGGGTGCACCTTTACGATGATCGCTTGGTGCTGCATCACGCACAGCAAGCATTGCTGACGCTGAGGCGGCTGCATGCCACGCCGGAAAGCGGCCGGTTGCGGGTCATCGATTACCGCCATGTGATCGGCTGGCTGGTCCGCAAGCCCCGGGCGCTGGCGGGGCTGACGTTCCGCGACGACCTGTTGCCGAGTGCGGAGTGGCGCGAGCTGTACGCCCGGCTGACCGCCGCCTTGCCGGTCGCCGAGGCCTGCAAGCGCATCGTTGGCGCTCTGGCGTTGGCCGCCGAGCAGGACCAGGCCGAGGCGATCGCCAGTTACTGGCTGGGCGCCCTGGCGCGCGGGAAGAGCCCGACGCTGGCCGAGCTCCAGGCCCGCTTCGCCGCCACGCCGAGCGCCACGCTGGTTTTCCCCCAGGTGACTCAGCATGACATCGCCAGCTACAACCATCTGGTGCCCAGCGTGCCGACCACAGAGGTGGGCTGCCATGCCTGA
- a CDS encoding DUF4214 domain-containing protein: MNYNRFSAAFFMPGAIFGLAQVTTSQEADEAAPQELVGQLVTSASDAYADAIQTLYIAYYGRPGDPDGMAFWTAQALANDGDLESLVAAFGSSEEYTEGLAQLEPEAQVEALYLQIFGRDADEEGLDFYSQALADGDLSLAEIALTIVNGAAEDDREVLDARLDVAKAVTAALDSPEELAELSSEEGLQAMRDLLGGVTSREQADAVLEDVDKAVGDALDTPLPEPTVTLAAALENTPESAYRLDTEAQLQAGTLSVSAAQDLFADAQSLVNGAENAAAVDLDNLLAWQIQDSAQALIDAADEAVVQEADAVGVTDEQVTLAQATALEALANFDGDLPTVSYILQEALDAGENRYSDYAIQVGSAVDAGTLSVDEASQALSDLEALIGGAQNAGELEAGELLNWSIEDGVAAILSASDDLAISGAETVSVTSDQVTLAQAEELQALENFDGELPTVLYTLEQALDAEELPGDYALLDLPYAAEELSVDEAEAMRSEAQSILSGAANADDLELADLLSWTLLDSGQSLLAAVESEAFQQADSFAFDSGNQVYVDNDGEVSGYQTLQKAIAAADDGATLLAAPGEYAEDVDYTGAVSVNVTGMTLNGANAGVAGTDQGRVTESIINGKLDVAASDITIDGFTIDHDDGYALSMSAGTNLVFQNNIVTGAEGTQLDYHGGPNDTLTFHLNP; this comes from the coding sequence TTGAATTATAACCGATTTTCAGCCGCTTTTTTCATGCCTGGTGCAATATTCGGGCTAGCCCAGGTCACCACCTCGCAAGAGGCGGATGAAGCGGCCCCGCAGGAACTGGTGGGTCAGTTGGTTACATCAGCTTCGGATGCCTATGCGGATGCCATCCAGACCTTGTACATCGCCTACTATGGCCGGCCCGGTGATCCAGATGGCATGGCATTTTGGACGGCTCAGGCACTTGCCAATGATGGCGATCTTGAAAGCCTCGTAGCAGCGTTCGGCAGCTCCGAAGAGTACACCGAGGGTCTGGCTCAGCTCGAGCCTGAAGCTCAAGTCGAAGCGCTATACCTTCAGATATTTGGCCGCGATGCGGACGAAGAAGGTCTTGATTTCTATTCTCAAGCCCTCGCCGATGGTGACTTAAGTCTTGCCGAGATCGCCCTGACGATCGTCAACGGTGCCGCCGAAGACGACCGAGAGGTGCTCGATGCGCGTCTCGACGTCGCCAAGGCAGTCACCGCGGCACTCGACTCCCCGGAAGAGCTGGCCGAGCTTTCCAGCGAGGAAGGTCTCCAGGCCATGCGCGACCTGTTGGGTGGTGTCACCAGCCGGGAGCAAGCGGATGCAGTGCTGGAAGATGTCGACAAGGCGGTTGGTGATGCGCTGGATACGCCGCTTCCCGAGCCAACCGTGACACTGGCCGCAGCGCTGGAAAACACCCCTGAGTCAGCCTATCGCTTGGATACCGAAGCGCAGCTGCAGGCTGGCACGCTCAGCGTAAGCGCGGCTCAGGACCTCTTTGCCGACGCCCAGAGCCTGGTAAATGGCGCTGAGAACGCCGCTGCGGTGGATCTCGACAACCTGCTGGCATGGCAGATCCAGGATAGCGCACAGGCTCTTATTGATGCCGCCGATGAGGCTGTCGTTCAGGAGGCGGACGCCGTCGGGGTGACCGATGAGCAGGTCACGCTGGCACAGGCTACCGCGCTGGAGGCACTGGCTAATTTCGACGGTGATCTGCCCACGGTGAGCTACATCCTTCAAGAAGCCCTCGACGCGGGCGAGAACCGTTATAGCGACTATGCCATCCAGGTGGGCAGCGCCGTGGATGCCGGCACGCTTAGCGTTGATGAGGCGAGCCAGGCGCTGAGTGACCTCGAAGCGCTCATCGGTGGTGCCCAGAATGCCGGTGAACTAGAGGCTGGCGAGCTGCTGAACTGGTCCATCGAGGATGGCGTTGCCGCGATTCTCTCCGCCAGCGATGATTTGGCGATCAGCGGTGCCGAGACAGTCTCCGTTACCAGCGATCAGGTCACCCTGGCCCAGGCCGAGGAGCTCCAGGCGCTGGAGAACTTCGATGGCGAGTTGCCCACCGTGCTCTATACCCTGGAGCAGGCGCTGGACGCCGAGGAACTCCCCGGGGACTATGCGCTGCTGGACCTCCCGTATGCAGCGGAGGAGCTCAGTGTCGATGAAGCCGAGGCGATGCGTAGCGAGGCGCAGTCGATCCTGTCGGGGGCGGCCAACGCCGATGATTTAGAACTGGCGGACCTGCTCTCCTGGACGCTGCTCGACAGCGGGCAGTCCCTGTTGGCCGCCGTGGAGAGCGAGGCCTTCCAGCAGGCCGATAGTTTTGCCTTCGACAGCGGTAATCAGGTCTACGTTGACAACGACGGCGAGGTGAGTGGCTATCAGACCCTCCAGAAAGCCATCGCTGCCGCCGATGATGGGGCGACTCTGCTCGCGGCTCCGGGCGAGTATGCTGAGGATGTCGACTACACGGGGGCCGTGTCGGTTAACGTTACCGGCATGACACTCAACGGTGCCAATGCTGGTGTAGCAGGTACAGATCAGGGCCGCGTCACCGAATCCATCATCAATGGCAAGCTGGATGTCGCGGCCAGCGACATCACTATCGACGGTTTTACCATCGACCATGACGATGGGTACGCGCTTTCGATGTCGGCAGGCACCAACCTAGTGTTCCAGAACAACATCGTGACTGGGGCCGAAGGAACCCAGTTGGACTACCATGGTGGACCCAACGATACCTTGACGTTCCACCTGAATCCGTGA
- a CDS encoding IS1380 family transposase, producing the protein MPNVKFRASRRTLTSHAGLSIIGQCFEIAGVDSIDSRFPTTLGMRTSDVIKSYLGLLCLGMSDYDAIENFRRDKPFQQLLTLQKVPSAATLRQRLEKFAANDLQARTATWSTTLLSLIEAPITAETTHVCLDIDTFVMDNSNSKKEGVSRTYQKVDGYTPIAAYLGNEGWCLGLELRPGKQHTMKENNAFLERVLPRAQGLTKQPILLREDSGFDSQAHLALLEQQRQVFADEGRRLDYVVKWNPRGSATADQDTWLAVAADYWEELRPGKRQALWTQTVSIHDDNKTEYVVQRVMRLVERTADRDGQLLLEPDYELEGWWTSLDEAPEAVIKRYQAHATHEQFHSEIKTDLDLERLPSGKFATNDLILHLAQLAYNILRLMGQLGMTGELSPVRHPAKRRRIRTVLQELVHRAALVIHKARQIILDFGQDIGRMTVLNTLRSRLRYPRGTPC; encoded by the coding sequence ATGCCCAACGTCAAGTTCCGTGCCAGTCGCCGCACCCTCACCAGCCACGCCGGGCTGTCCATCATCGGGCAGTGCTTCGAGATCGCTGGCGTCGATAGCATCGACAGCCGCTTCCCCACCACGCTGGGCATGCGCACCAGTGACGTGATCAAGAGCTACCTGGGCCTGCTGTGTCTGGGCATGAGCGACTATGACGCCATCGAGAACTTCCGCCGCGACAAGCCCTTCCAACAACTGCTGACCCTGCAGAAGGTGCCGAGCGCGGCGACGCTGCGACAGCGGCTGGAGAAATTTGCCGCCAACGACCTGCAGGCGCGCACCGCCACCTGGTCCACGACCCTGCTGTCACTGATCGAAGCACCGATCACCGCCGAGACGACGCACGTCTGCCTGGACATCGACACCTTCGTCATGGACAACAGCAACTCGAAGAAGGAAGGCGTCTCGCGGACCTACCAGAAGGTCGATGGCTACACCCCGATCGCCGCCTATCTGGGCAACGAAGGGTGGTGCCTGGGTCTGGAACTGCGGCCTGGCAAGCAGCACACCATGAAGGAGAACAACGCCTTCCTGGAGCGGGTACTGCCTCGCGCCCAAGGCCTGACCAAGCAACCGATCCTGTTACGCGAGGACAGCGGCTTCGACAGCCAGGCGCACCTGGCGCTTCTCGAACAGCAGCGCCAGGTCTTTGCCGACGAGGGGCGCCGGCTCGACTATGTCGTCAAATGGAACCCGCGCGGCTCGGCCACGGCGGATCAGGATACCTGGTTGGCTGTGGCGGCGGACTACTGGGAAGAGCTGCGTCCTGGCAAGCGCCAGGCGCTGTGGACGCAGACCGTCTCGATCCACGACGACAACAAGACCGAATACGTCGTCCAACGCGTGATGCGCCTGGTAGAGCGCACCGCCGATCGCGATGGCCAGTTGCTGCTCGAACCGGACTATGAGTTGGAAGGCTGGTGGACCAGCCTGGACGAGGCGCCGGAGGCGGTGATCAAACGCTACCAGGCGCATGCCACCCACGAGCAATTCCACAGTGAGATCAAGACCGATCTCGACCTGGAGCGGCTGCCGTCGGGCAAGTTCGCCACCAACGATCTGATCCTGCACCTCGCCCAGCTGGCCTACAACATCCTGCGGCTGATGGGGCAGCTGGGCATGACCGGCGAGCTGAGCCCGGTGCGCCATCCCGCCAAGCGGCGCCGGATCCGCACCGTGCTACAAGAGCTGGTGCATCGTGCGGCGCTCGTGATTCACAAGGCGCGGCAGATCATCCTCGACTTCGGGCAGGACATCGGACGCATGACGGTATTGAACACCTTGCGAAGCCGCCTGCGCTATCCCCGAGGCACGCCATGCTGA
- a CDS encoding IS1380 family transposase, whose product MTKCTTPTATFPRCKGRQITASFDGGEVTSDGGILLLRQLDREMGLTRAIARRLSDDRDPQRCLHRTETLVRQRVFGLALGYEDLNDHQALRHDIALQTAVDTDGVLASQSTLCRFEQQADRDWAVTIHEEMIEQFIRSFRRPPKKPLYLDFDATDDRVHGQQLGRHFNGYYNHYIFLPLFVFCGDQLLVSYLRPAYRDAAHHAGAILALLVRRLRQAWPEVKVVFRGDSGFCRPLILSWCERHGVDYIVGLAGNPRLAKLALDIDYESAIRFEKTREKQRVFGFIEYAAKSWKKRRRKVVVKSETSWRGFNTRYVVTSLRGCSAEWLYDHRYCARGEMENRIKEQQFLFSDRTSCHEWWPNQYRLLLSGLAYLLLERLRRIYLKRTAFAQAQVNTLRLKLLKIGAVITRNTRTIRLMLSSQYPEQDLFLKLASKLVPG is encoded by the coding sequence ATGACAAAATGTACCACGCCCACCGCCACCTTTCCACGCTGCAAAGGCCGTCAGATCACCGCCAGCTTCGATGGCGGCGAGGTCACCTCTGACGGTGGCATCCTGCTGCTGCGGCAGCTCGACCGCGAGATGGGCCTGACCCGCGCTATCGCTCGCCGGCTGAGTGATGACCGCGATCCTCAACGCTGCCTGCATCGCACCGAAACCCTGGTTCGGCAGCGCGTGTTTGGCCTGGCGCTGGGCTACGAGGATCTCAACGACCACCAGGCGCTGCGTCACGACATCGCCCTGCAGACCGCCGTCGATACCGACGGCGTGCTGGCCAGCCAGTCCACGCTGTGTCGCTTCGAGCAGCAAGCCGATCGGGACTGGGCGGTCACCATCCACGAGGAAATGATCGAGCAGTTCATCCGCTCGTTCCGGCGGCCACCCAAGAAGCCGCTCTACCTCGACTTCGATGCCACCGACGACCGGGTGCACGGCCAGCAGCTCGGGCGGCACTTCAACGGCTACTACAACCACTACATCTTTCTGCCGCTGTTCGTGTTCTGTGGCGATCAGCTGCTGGTCAGCTACCTTCGCCCGGCCTACCGAGATGCCGCCCACCACGCCGGCGCCATTCTTGCCCTGCTGGTTCGGCGGCTGCGCCAGGCGTGGCCTGAGGTAAAGGTCGTATTCCGCGGCGACAGCGGCTTCTGCCGCCCGCTGATCCTCAGTTGGTGCGAGCGCCACGGTGTCGACTACATCGTCGGCCTCGCCGGCAACCCGCGGCTGGCCAAGCTAGCCCTGGATATCGACTACGAGTCAGCTATCCGCTTCGAGAAGACCCGTGAGAAGCAGCGAGTCTTCGGCTTCATCGAGTACGCCGCCAAGAGCTGGAAGAAGCGCCGACGAAAGGTGGTCGTCAAATCCGAGACCAGTTGGCGTGGCTTCAACACCCGCTATGTGGTCACCAGCCTGCGCGGCTGCAGCGCCGAGTGGCTCTATGACCACCGCTACTGTGCCCGAGGCGAGATGGAGAACCGTATCAAGGAGCAGCAGTTCCTGTTCTCCGACCGCACCAGCTGCCACGAATGGTGGCCCAACCAGTACCGACTGCTGCTGTCGGGGTTGGCCTACCTGCTGCTGGAGCGGCTACGCCGGATCTACCTCAAGCGCACCGCCTTCGCCCAGGCCCAGGTCAACACCCTCCGCCTGAAGCTGCTGAAGATCGGCGCTGTCATCACCCGCAACACGCGCACGATTCGGCTGATGTTGAGCAGCCAGTACCCGGAGCAGGACCTCTTCCTGAAGCTGGCCAGCAAGCTGGTGCCGGGATAG
- the istB gene encoding IS21-like element helper ATPase IstB: protein MPDAQTLPLLLRQLRLPTMAACWPQLETRARAENWSLPQTLAALCEHELAERERRRLARHLKEARLPVGKTLESFEFDAIAAEQRRQLSALAGDTQWVDQAHNLLLFGPSGVGKSHVAAGLGHTLVDQGYRVRYATASSLVQELQAAKQALRLSDALIKLDKYAVLVIDDIGYVQRSEAETSVLFELIAHRYESASLIITANQPFSAWDSIFPDSMMAVAAIDRLVHHATLMELSGESYRKRAYQRQLQGGKAGSSD, encoded by the coding sequence ATGCCTGATGCCCAGACGCTGCCGCTGCTACTGCGACAGCTCCGCCTGCCCACCATGGCCGCCTGCTGGCCCCAGCTGGAAACCCGCGCCCGAGCCGAAAACTGGAGCCTGCCACAAACACTGGCCGCCCTATGCGAGCACGAGCTGGCCGAGCGTGAGCGACGCCGGCTGGCCCGGCACCTCAAGGAGGCCCGGCTGCCGGTGGGCAAGACGCTGGAGTCCTTCGAGTTCGACGCCATCGCGGCCGAGCAGCGCCGGCAACTGAGCGCCTTGGCCGGCGACACGCAGTGGGTCGACCAGGCTCACAACCTGCTGCTGTTTGGGCCCTCCGGCGTCGGCAAGAGCCACGTGGCGGCCGGGCTCGGGCATACGCTGGTCGACCAGGGTTACCGGGTGCGCTACGCCACCGCCTCAAGCCTGGTCCAGGAGCTCCAGGCTGCCAAGCAGGCACTGCGCCTGAGCGACGCCCTGATCAAGCTCGACAAGTACGCCGTGCTGGTGATCGACGATATCGGCTACGTCCAACGCAGCGAGGCCGAGACGTCAGTGCTGTTCGAGCTGATCGCCCATCGCTACGAGTCGGCCAGCCTGATCATCACCGCCAACCAGCCGTTCAGCGCCTGGGACAGTATCTTCCCCGACAGCATGATGGCAGTGGCCGCCATCGACCGGTTGGTGCACCACGCCACGCTGATGGAGCTGAGCGGGGAGAGCTACCGTAAGCGTGCTTATCAACGACAATTACAAGGAGGAAAAGCTGGGTCGTCAGACTGA
- a CDS encoding DUF6036 family nucleotidyltransferase, whose amino-acid sequence MYPTIEPDTALGRALVAFFDVLEPLYASGEKGVFQVIVFGGCAVHIHTKARGSADVDAEIASHGYADRSDIVALLDEEAYVFADEEGVTQMLELDASFNTTLAPLHEDYEDRVLRLVTQSNIPNVEVYVASALDVAISKLGRFGERDQHDIQVLLSKIRVNPRPLGRGGKRAVR is encoded by the coding sequence ATGTATCCGACCATCGAGCCTGATACTGCGCTAGGACGTGCGCTTGTGGCCTTTTTCGATGTGCTGGAGCCGTTGTATGCCAGCGGCGAGAAGGGCGTTTTCCAAGTGATTGTTTTCGGTGGTTGTGCGGTCCATATCCACACGAAGGCACGAGGTAGTGCGGATGTTGACGCTGAGATAGCGTCCCACGGCTATGCCGATAGATCCGACATCGTTGCGCTGCTGGATGAAGAAGCCTATGTGTTTGCGGACGAAGAGGGCGTGACGCAGATGCTGGAGCTGGATGCCAGCTTCAACACAACACTCGCTCCGCTGCACGAAGACTACGAGGACCGGGTCCTTCGGCTGGTGACGCAAAGCAACATCCCCAACGTGGAGGTCTACGTCGCCAGTGCGCTGGATGTGGCCATCTCCAAGCTTGGCCGTTTTGGCGAGCGTGACCAGCACGACATCCAGGTGCTGCTCAGCAAAATCCGCGTGAACCCTCGCCCACTCGGGCGGGGAGGTAAGCGGGCAGTGCGATAG